From one Leishmania panamensis strain MHOM/PA/94/PSC-1 chromosome 11 sequence genomic stretch:
- a CDS encoding hypothetical protein (TriTrypDB/GeneDB-style sysID: LpmP.11.1050) — MRLAQLSSPFDAVNLHHPSLASPRQGISLPRSRHSGDAGGDDPPFAGDTAGSLPSTSTSTLYSGALLQSCQALLSTQSLGSTVLMERHSFSDWCATAALDDPSSGSCPSSCSWSPLNQTQPRSAVRATATSPISPVGTITTTLFIDGLPASIENKWQLQPCVPPQGLMALRVKSSRGRNVGFAVYDSIAAAHGALTWFNQMRIIKEVVLTSTFGAPPAVGSAPSTGAPPGLVSDDPCVPSGGVTSACFTNSPVESEPLPLKYEDYLCTQQLPGEFASLLRKCTLLRVDWARCLEIQHTPVKVVGAAAPPPSSLVSSPLSHPPSPWRMGAVAVRPPPPPPMPTSVPHVSPYPRGDNDGCFMSEPARHALLLRAPPQQHPPPPPSSSPPIVLSPRFQLPLQPPHPCAPAGWSDAQATHPLEPHPLAQTTLYHGPSPVTHRTWATSAPSSFLQRTELRSSCGSGTATPAYYQPENPTTWQPLGAHLSSHVAERNDQHERVDDWRGVPPKLPGSSYRYEERHPQQRHMAHHHHQPAREPPLPSRTLFVRLIHNFEEPQCLQHDQLRSTTGGGTDSATAVPINPSFATVGPRSTTSGTMAMPDAAAACAEVVALPAPTRARSQTTPSFRVSTSTAVSLSGAAGIHPLVSVVPHHHHCMLYQSPALPTLMTTPQLRSPQDSHTAQAYSPLRPPVSSQLTSPRDDRHSSSAGAADEAVLQPAPNAEDLEFFRFAQSVLRKEYFSERFAGFVRYREFLRPPYYGGCFVLFERGEDMQRCLQWMRKDERLMKLFAVSPARNDSFGP, encoded by the coding sequence ATGCGCCTGGCCCAGTTGTCTTCGCCGTTCGACGCCGTGAACTTGCATCACCCGTCACTGGCCTCACCGCGGCAGGGAATTTCCCTTCCGCGGTCGCGACACAGCGGCGAtgccggcggcgacgatCCGCCATTTGCCGGGGACACGGCGGGCTCGTTGCCGAGCACGAGCACCTCTACTCTGTATTCGGGTGCTCTCCTGCAGTCGTGCCAAGCGCTCTTGAGCACACAGTCGCTAGGCTCAACGGTGTTGATGGAGCGGCACTCATTCTCTGATTGGTGTGCAACAGCGGCGTTGGATGACCCATCCTCTGGCTCGTGtccgagcagctgcagctggtcTCCACTAAACCAGACACAaccgcgcagcgctgtccGTGCGACGGCGACGTCACCGATCTCCCCCGTCGGCACAATCACCACAACGCTCTTCATCGACGGCCTGCCAGCGTCAATTGAGAACAAatggcagctgcagccttGTGTACCCCCACAGGGGTTGATGGCACTCCGAGTGAAGAGTTCGCGAGGCAGGAACGTTGGCTTCGCTGTCTATGACAGCATCGCAGCCGCACATGGAGCGCTGACGTGGTTCAATCAGATGCGCATAATCAAGGAGGTGGTACTGACCTCTACATTCGGCGCCCCACCTGCTGTGGGGTCCGCGCCATCGACTGGGGCGCCACCCGGCCTTGTGAGCGATGACCCCTGTGTGCCATCAGGTGGTGTGACGAGTGCTTGTTTCACCAACTCGCCCGTTGAGTCGGAGCCCCTGCCGCTGAAATACGAGGATTACCTCTGCACGCAGCAACTCCCCGGTGAGTTCGCGTCTTTGCTGCGTAAGTGTACGCTTCTGCGGGTGGACTGGGCCCGCTGCTTGGAAATTCAGCACACGCCCGTCAAGGTGgtgggcgctgctgctcctcctcctagTTCTCTGGTCTCCTCCCCGCTGTCCCACCCACCATCGCCGTGGAGGATGGGAGCGGTTGCTGTCcgtccaccgccgccgccaccgatgCCGACGTCGGTGCCGCATGTAAGCCCCTATCCGAGAGGCGACAACGACGGTTGCTTCATGTCAGAGCCGGCCCGGCATGCTCTGCTACTGCGGGCACCTCCCCAGCAgcatccgccgccgccgccgtcgtcgtcgccgccaatTGTGCTGTCGCCACGGTTTCAGCTTCCACTGCAGCCACCACATCCCTGTGCCCCTGCCGGCTGGTCTGACGCCCAGGCCACACACCCGCTAGAGCCTCACCCGTTGGCTCAGACAACGTTGTACCACGGGCCTTCGCCGGTGACGCACCGTACTTGGGCTACCTCAGCACCATCATCGTTTTTGCAGAGGACTGAGCTTCGTTCTTCttgtggcagcggcaccgctaCCCCAGCCTACTACCAACCCGAGAACCCCACCACTTGGCAACCTCTTGGTGCGCATCTGAGTTCGCACGTGGCGGAGCGCAACGATCAGCATGAGCGAGTGGATGACTGGCGAGGCGTACCGCCAAAGCTGCCTGGATCGTCGTACCGTTACGAAGagcggcatccgcagcagcgccacatggctcaccaccaccaccaacctGCTCGTGagcctcccctcccttcccgtACGCTCTTCGTACGTCTCATCCACAACTTCGAAGAGCCTCAGTGCCTCCAGCACGACCAGCTGCGTAgcaccaccggcggcggcacggaTAGTGCGACTGCGGTGCCTATCAACCCATCGTTCGCGACGGTGGGGCCGCGTTCAACTACCTCAGGTACAATGGCCATGCCagacgctgcggctgcgtgcGCCGAGGTAGTTGCACTCCCAGCACCGACGCGAGCCCGCTCTCAGACTACCCCCTCGTTCCGCGTGTCAACGAGCACGGCGGTGTCTctgagcggcgccgcgggtATCCATCCACTGGTCTCGGTTGTgccgcaccatcaccactgTATGCTCTATCAATCGCCGGCCTTACCAACCTTGATGACGACCCCACAGCTGCGGAGTCCACAGGATAGCCACACTGCACAAGCGTATTCTCCACTGCGGCCACCGGTGTCTTCGCAGCTGACGAGCCCACGTGATGatcgccacagcagcagtgctggtgctgctgacgaaGCCGTCTTGCAGCCGGCACCCAACGCCGAAGACCTCGAGTTCTTCCGTTTCGCACAGAGCGTGTTGCGCAAGGAGTACTTCTCCGAGAGGTTTGCTGGATTCGTCCGATATCGTGAGTTCTTGCGTCCCCCGTACTACGGCGGCTGCTTTGTGCTATTTGAGCGAGGAGAAGAcatgcagcgctgcctccagTGGATGCGCAAGGACGAACGGCTCATGAAGTTGTTTGCAGTCTCACCGGCCCGAAACGACAGCTTCGGACCGTGA